From Acinetobacter lwoffii, a single genomic window includes:
- a CDS encoding GNAT family N-acetyltransferase, producing the protein MLNSPELKIISGSWKDLAAHAKVIREVVFIQEQHIAAEDEWDAEDAVAVHFIVFQQDQAIATARLLSNNSIGRVAVLTTARGLGVGQRLMQAVIDYARAEQRKLVKLSSQVHAIGFYQALGFEAQGEEYLDCGIPHIDMYLKL; encoded by the coding sequence ATGCTAAATAGCCCAGAACTTAAAATAATTTCCGGGAGCTGGAAGGATTTGGCAGCGCATGCCAAAGTGATTCGTGAAGTCGTGTTTATTCAAGAACAGCATATTGCAGCTGAAGATGAGTGGGATGCTGAGGATGCGGTTGCTGTACATTTCATTGTTTTTCAGCAGGATCAGGCGATTGCTACAGCACGCTTATTGTCAAATAACAGTATCGGTCGGGTTGCAGTCCTAACCACAGCACGCGGTTTAGGTGTTGGTCAGCGCTTGATGCAGGCCGTGATTGACTATGCGCGTGCAGAGCAGCGTAAGTTGGTAAAGCTGTCTTCGCAAGTGCACGCCATTGGCTTCTATCAAGCGCTGGGATTTGAAGCTCAAGGCGAGGAATATCTGGATTGTGGAATTCCGCATATTGATATGTATTTAAAGCTTTAA
- the trhA gene encoding PAQR family membrane homeostasis protein TrhA — MQNAPLVPDYDQNEERINYISHGVGAGLSIIAGILLIIKGSYLSTGQWIGLWVYALSMILLFSASMLYHMATAADRRYFYKKIDHTAIYYLIAGTYTPFLSIAIPTAKAQYLLIALWVIALLGTLFKFVFIHRFQKLSLAAYLAMGWLALLVIDDMQQYLSVQSLTFLIIGGLAYTVGALFYALKRVRYTHAIWHIFVLIGAGSHFLSIYLYVI; from the coding sequence ATGCAGAATGCTCCACTGGTTCCAGATTATGATCAAAATGAGGAACGGATTAACTATATTAGTCATGGTGTAGGTGCCGGGCTGTCCATTATTGCCGGTATTCTTTTGATTATTAAAGGGTCTTACCTGAGTACTGGACAATGGATTGGTCTTTGGGTTTATGCACTGAGCATGATTCTGTTATTTTCTGCTTCCATGCTTTACCACATGGCCACTGCAGCAGACCGCCGTTATTTTTATAAAAAAATCGATCATACTGCGATTTATTATTTAATCGCCGGAACTTATACCCCTTTCCTATCGATTGCCATTCCGACCGCCAAAGCCCAGTATTTATTGATTGCACTGTGGGTGATTGCCCTTCTTGGTACACTTTTCAAGTTCGTTTTCATTCATCGTTTCCAGAAACTTTCTTTAGCGGCTTATCTGGCCATGGGCTGGCTGGCGCTGCTGGTGATTGATGATATGCAGCAATATTTAAGTGTTCAATCTTTAACCTTTCTCATCATTGGTGGACTCGCTTATACCGTGGGTGCATTGTTTTACGCTTTAAAAAGAGTAAGATATACCCACGCTATCTGGCACATATTTGTATTGATAGGCGCAGGATCACATTTTCTGTCTATCTATCTTTACGTGATTTAA
- a CDS encoding 3-hydroxyacyl-CoA dehydrogenase NAD-binding domain-containing protein — protein MSAIQYQKNEDNIVILTFDSPNQSANTMNADFRTALDEVVTQLQADKDIAGIIFRSAKKTFFAGGDLDELIQATPEHATEFFNMIEEMKAKLRYIETRGIPVVAALNGTALGGGWEIALCAHHRIALNDPKSKFGLPEVTLGLLPGGGGIVRSVRLLGLQNALPLLMEGKQFGVDKARSLGLIHEVADSTDELLKKAIAWIKANPKSQQPFDVKGYKIPGGSPSTPAVAQMLAIAPAMLRDKTKGCYPAPEAIMSAAVEGAQVDVDTALTIESRYFTYLATSQISKNMIGTFWHGLNAIKSGASRPQGIERWKATKVGILGAGMMGAGIAYATASTGIPVVLKDISLEAAEKGKAYSQKLLDKKVAQGRLSAEKRDQFLSLIQTTASNADLAGCDLIIEAVFENPALKAQVTQEVEQYLASNGVMASNTSTLPITELAQASKNDQNFIGLHFFSPVDKMQLVEIIKGKNTSAETLAKAFDFVQQIGKLPIVVNDSRGFFTSRVFGTFVQEGLRLLAEGVHPARIEMAALKAGMPVGPLAIQDEVSLTLSEHVANERYKALEAQGQTITKSPADDVIHSMIHEFNRKGKAAGAGFYDYPADAKKQLWSGLSHWKKDNDISEQEIIDRFLFVQALDTVRCLEEGVLESVVDANVGSIFGIGFAAWTGGAVQFLNQYGLAKAVTRAKVLENKYGERFKAPQLLKDRAAHAQPIQ, from the coding sequence ATGAGCGCAATTCAATATCAAAAAAATGAAGATAATATTGTTATTTTAACGTTTGATTCTCCAAACCAGTCTGCCAATACCATGAATGCCGACTTTCGCACGGCACTGGATGAAGTCGTTACCCAGTTACAAGCAGATAAAGATATTGCCGGGATTATTTTCCGTTCAGCGAAAAAAACTTTCTTTGCTGGCGGCGATCTGGATGAACTGATTCAAGCCACTCCTGAACATGCAACTGAATTCTTCAATATGATTGAAGAGATGAAAGCCAAACTACGCTATATCGAAACTCGCGGTATTCCTGTCGTTGCTGCACTGAATGGTACGGCGCTTGGCGGTGGCTGGGAAATTGCCCTGTGTGCCCATCATCGTATTGCCCTGAATGACCCTAAAAGCAAATTTGGCCTGCCTGAAGTTACACTGGGTTTATTACCAGGGGGCGGTGGGATCGTCCGTAGCGTCCGCCTGCTCGGTCTGCAAAATGCCCTTCCTTTATTGATGGAAGGCAAACAGTTTGGAGTCGATAAAGCCAGATCTTTAGGGCTGATTCATGAGGTCGCAGACAGTACCGATGAACTGTTGAAAAAGGCCATTGCCTGGATCAAAGCCAATCCAAAATCTCAGCAGCCATTCGATGTAAAAGGCTATAAAATTCCGGGTGGTAGCCCTTCGACACCAGCAGTTGCCCAGATGCTGGCAATTGCTCCGGCGATGCTGCGCGATAAAACCAAAGGCTGTTATCCTGCGCCTGAAGCGATCATGTCGGCTGCGGTAGAAGGTGCACAGGTCGATGTCGATACTGCCCTGACCATTGAATCGCGTTACTTTACTTATTTGGCGACCAGTCAAATTTCTAAAAATATGATTGGCACTTTCTGGCATGGTCTGAATGCAATCAAGTCCGGTGCCAGTCGCCCTCAAGGTATTGAAAGGTGGAAAGCCACTAAAGTCGGTATTCTAGGTGCGGGCATGATGGGTGCTGGGATTGCCTATGCGACTGCCAGCACAGGCATTCCAGTGGTCCTGAAAGATATTTCATTAGAAGCGGCTGAAAAAGGCAAAGCCTATAGCCAGAAACTGCTGGATAAAAAAGTCGCTCAAGGGCGTTTATCAGCCGAGAAACGAGATCAGTTTTTAAGCCTGATTCAAACAACTGCATCTAATGCAGATCTAGCCGGTTGCGACCTAATCATTGAAGCCGTATTTGAAAATCCCGCGCTCAAGGCTCAAGTCACGCAAGAGGTAGAGCAATATCTTGCCAGCAACGGCGTGATGGCATCGAATACCTCGACCCTGCCGATTACAGAGTTAGCCCAGGCTTCAAAAAATGATCAGAACTTCATCGGCCTGCATTTCTTCAGTCCGGTCGATAAAATGCAGCTGGTGGAAATTATCAAAGGTAAAAATACCTCGGCAGAAACGCTGGCCAAAGCTTTCGATTTCGTGCAGCAAATTGGCAAATTACCGATTGTGGTGAATGACAGCCGGGGATTCTTTACCAGCCGCGTGTTTGGTACCTTTGTGCAGGAAGGTTTACGCCTGCTGGCAGAAGGTGTACATCCGGCGCGAATTGAAATGGCTGCACTCAAAGCCGGTATGCCGGTGGGTCCGTTGGCGATTCAGGATGAAGTGTCCTTGACCCTGTCTGAACATGTGGCCAATGAAAGATACAAAGCTTTAGAAGCACAAGGTCAGACCATCACTAAATCACCCGCTGATGACGTGATTCACAGCATGATTCACGAATTTAACCGTAAAGGTAAGGCTGCAGGCGCAGGTTTTTATGATTATCCGGCCGATGCCAAAAAGCAGCTCTGGTCTGGTCTCAGCCACTGGAAAAAAGACAACGATATTTCTGAACAGGAAATAATTGACCGCTTCCTGTTTGTACAGGCATTAGATACCGTGCGCTGTCTGGAAGAAGGTGTCCTGGAATCTGTGGTCGATGCCAATGTCGGTTCTATTTTTGGTATTGGCTTTGCCGCCTGGACGGGCGGTGCTGTGCAATTCCTGAATCAGTATGGTTTAGCCAAAGCCGTGACCCGTGCCAAAGTACTTGAAAATAAATATGGCGAACGCTTCAAAGCCCCACAACTCCTCAAAGATCGCGCAGCACACGCCCAGCCGATTCAATAA
- a CDS encoding AraC family transcriptional regulator — MSRDTISIHFVNAALSGVKRLGMDVDTLLSHVGIEAELLHQPKARISPEQYTRFIKMLWMVTQDEHVGFDKQQRRLGTFAIMCQLIIHAKTLGDALELSSQFYKLFGDEWSVTLERDKHEARLVPLIPNAMDPDHFITESMLMIWHGLASWLIERRLPLERVHFSYPRPAHADEYDALFFAPVMQFDMPRTEITFAADYLDLPIRQNEETLEEFLKAAPAQLLVKFKNTNSLTSRIRDVLKSQIGEEMPTLNDVASMLYLSPQTLRRRLAAEGKSYQGVKDALRRDAAIHLLLNPDLTLEDVAQQVGFSETSTFHRAFKKWTGVTPGLYRQLHGYH, encoded by the coding sequence ATGAGTCGTGATACGATCAGTATCCACTTCGTCAATGCTGCCTTATCTGGCGTTAAGCGCTTGGGCATGGATGTCGATACTTTATTGTCTCACGTCGGGATTGAAGCAGAACTGCTGCATCAGCCCAAAGCGCGTATTTCGCCTGAACAATATACCCGCTTTATTAAAATGCTGTGGATGGTGACCCAGGACGAGCATGTCGGCTTTGACAAACAGCAACGCCGGTTGGGTACTTTTGCGATCATGTGCCAGCTCATCATTCATGCCAAAACCCTCGGTGATGCACTAGAACTTTCTTCCCAGTTCTACAAACTCTTTGGTGATGAATGGTCGGTGACCCTGGAGCGTGACAAACACGAAGCTCGTCTTGTTCCACTCATTCCAAATGCAATGGATCCGGATCATTTTATTACTGAAAGCATGTTGATGATCTGGCATGGCTTGGCGTCTTGGCTCATTGAACGTCGCCTGCCACTGGAACGCGTGCATTTTAGCTATCCACGTCCAGCCCATGCCGATGAATATGATGCCCTGTTCTTTGCGCCGGTGATGCAGTTCGACATGCCACGTACCGAAATTACTTTTGCTGCGGACTATCTGGACCTGCCAATTCGTCAGAATGAAGAAACCTTAGAAGAGTTTTTGAAAGCTGCGCCGGCACAATTGCTAGTGAAATTCAAAAACACCAACTCGCTGACTTCACGGATTCGTGATGTGCTGAAGAGCCAGATTGGGGAAGAAATGCCGACATTAAACGATGTCGCGTCGATGTTATATCTATCACCACAAACCTTGCGCCGCCGTCTGGCAGCCGAAGGCAAAAGCTATCAAGGCGTAAAAGATGCCTTACGCCGTGATGCTGCAATTCACTTATTACTTAATCCGGATCTAACCCTTGAAGATGTTGCACAACAAGTCGGTTTCAGTGAAACTAGTACTTTCCACCGCGCCTTCAAGAAATGGACCGGTGTAACCCCGGGTCTGTATCGTCAATTGCATGGCTATCATTAA
- a CDS encoding CaiB/BaiF CoA transferase family protein: MSYVLKGLKILDFSTLLPGPFATLYLADLGAEVVHIESPTRPDLLRLMPPFANGQATSQSYLNRNKQSVALDLKDPVNIELVKSKIADYDIVIEQFRPGVMQRLGLDYQTLSEINPKLIYCSITGYGQTGTYKDKAGHDINYLALSGIVGHSGRIENGPPALGIQVADVAGGSMHAVIAILAAVIERQQSGKGQYIDISMTDCVVTMNNLAASASLAGNQHQRPESGYLNGGTFYDYYETQDGRYLSIGSLEPQFMQGLAQALELPILLEKGASYAAEDHAAVKQAIQNKIKTKSLAAWQTLFAALDVCVEPVLKLEEALHSDLAQQRGWVVQVPLKSNSQQTEAQLACPIKFSRSTIRYEFVGQQLGESQNW; encoded by the coding sequence ATGTCATATGTATTAAAAGGATTGAAAATCCTCGACTTTTCTACACTTTTACCCGGCCCATTTGCCACATTATATCTTGCTGATTTAGGTGCAGAAGTTGTGCATATTGAATCACCGACCCGACCGGACCTGTTGCGATTAATGCCACCCTTTGCCAATGGACAAGCCACTTCACAAAGTTATTTGAATCGAAACAAGCAATCGGTTGCACTGGATTTGAAAGATCCTGTGAATATCGAACTGGTTAAATCCAAGATTGCAGATTATGACATTGTGATTGAGCAATTTCGCCCCGGTGTAATGCAACGTCTAGGCTTAGATTATCAAACCTTAAGCGAAATTAATCCAAAATTGATTTACTGTTCCATTACCGGTTATGGCCAAACTGGCACATATAAAGATAAGGCAGGGCACGACATTAATTATCTGGCTTTATCTGGAATTGTCGGACACAGTGGTCGGATTGAAAATGGCCCACCTGCCTTGGGAATTCAGGTCGCCGATGTTGCAGGTGGTTCCATGCATGCCGTGATTGCGATTCTGGCTGCGGTGATTGAACGCCAACAAAGTGGCAAAGGGCAGTATATTGATATTTCCATGACCGATTGCGTGGTGACGATGAATAATTTGGCGGCTTCTGCCAGTCTGGCTGGCAATCAGCATCAACGGCCTGAATCAGGGTATCTGAATGGCGGTACTTTTTACGACTATTATGAAACCCAGGATGGGCGTTATTTGTCGATTGGCAGTCTGGAACCACAATTTATGCAGGGGCTGGCACAGGCTTTAGAGCTGCCGATTCTTTTGGAAAAAGGTGCTTCTTATGCCGCTGAAGATCATGCTGCGGTGAAACAGGCGATTCAGAATAAAATCAAGACCAAGTCATTGGCTGCATGGCAAACGCTGTTTGCCGCGCTAGACGTCTGTGTCGAACCGGTACTCAAACTTGAAGAAGCTTTACATTCTGATCTGGCCCAGCAGCGGGGATGGGTTGTACAGGTGCCACTCAAATCCAATAGTCAGCAAACCGAAGCACAACTGGCTTGCCCGATTAAATTTTCACGTTCCACGATACGTTATGAATTTGTAGGACAGCAATTGGGAGAGAGTCAAAATTGGTAG
- a CDS encoding MFS transporter, with protein MASSNSAAQPAQNSKFRVLTASLVGTTIEFFDFYIYATAAVIIFPYLFFPTSTDPMTATIQSLATFAIAFIARPIGAALFGHLGDRIGRKATLVAALLTMGISTVAIGLLPTYAQIGIAAPLLLALCRLGQGLGLGGEWSGAVLLATENAPEGKRAWYGMFPQLGAPIGFILATGSFLTLGAFMSEADFMAWGWRIPFISSALLVIVGLWIRLKLHETPAFQKVLDKQKEVNVPFVQVFKKHSRMLVLGTIAAICTFVVFYLTTVFALQWGTKQLGYSREEFLQLQLVATLCFAAFIPLSAVLAEKFGRKTTSIAVCVISAIFGIFFADMLESGSTLVVFLFLCIGLAIMGLTYGPIGTVLSEIFPTSVRYTGSALTFNLAGIFGASFAPLIATKLATAYGLSAVGYYLTAASILSLVAFLLIRETKNDDVNNQI; from the coding sequence ATGGCGTCGTCTAATTCTGCTGCTCAGCCAGCACAAAATTCAAAATTTCGCGTTTTAACAGCAAGCTTGGTAGGCACTACAATCGAATTCTTCGATTTTTATATTTATGCCACCGCTGCTGTCATTATTTTTCCGTATCTGTTTTTCCCTACCAGTACAGATCCGATGACCGCAACCATTCAGTCTCTTGCGACTTTTGCCATTGCATTTATTGCCCGTCCGATTGGTGCAGCATTATTTGGTCATTTAGGTGACCGGATCGGACGAAAAGCCACCTTGGTTGCAGCTTTGCTGACTATGGGGATTTCAACCGTTGCGATTGGTCTATTGCCAACTTATGCGCAAATCGGAATTGCTGCGCCACTGTTACTTGCACTGTGCCGTTTAGGTCAGGGCTTGGGTCTGGGTGGTGAATGGTCAGGTGCGGTACTTCTTGCAACTGAAAATGCCCCGGAAGGCAAACGTGCCTGGTATGGCATGTTCCCGCAACTGGGTGCTCCGATCGGCTTTATTCTGGCAACAGGTTCTTTCCTGACGCTTGGCGCTTTCATGTCTGAAGCTGACTTTATGGCTTGGGGCTGGCGTATTCCGTTTATCTCAAGTGCCTTGTTGGTAATTGTCGGTTTATGGATCCGTTTAAAACTGCATGAAACGCCTGCTTTCCAGAAAGTGCTGGATAAACAAAAAGAAGTAAATGTTCCTTTTGTTCAAGTGTTCAAAAAGCACTCTCGTATGCTAGTTCTGGGTACGATTGCTGCAATCTGTACATTTGTTGTGTTCTACCTTACTACGGTATTTGCATTGCAATGGGGAACCAAACAACTCGGTTATTCCCGTGAAGAATTCCTGCAATTGCAGTTAGTTGCAACCCTGTGTTTTGCTGCATTCATCCCGCTTTCAGCAGTATTGGCAGAGAAATTTGGCCGTAAGACTACTTCCATTGCGGTATGTGTCATTTCTGCGATCTTCGGTATCTTCTTTGCAGATATGCTTGAATCTGGCAGCACCTTGGTGGTGTTCCTGTTCTTGTGTATTGGTCTGGCGATCATGGGCTTAACTTATGGGCCAATCGGTACTGTATTGTCTGAAATTTTCCCGACTTCAGTACGTTATACGGGTTCTGCATTAACCTTTAACTTGGCAGGTATCTTCGGTGCATCATTTGCACCGCTAATCGCAACCAAGCTGGCAACGGCCTATGGTTTGTCTGCAGTCGGTTATTACCTGACCGCAGCATCTATCCTGTCGCTTGTCGCGTTTTTACTGATTCGTGAAACCAAGAATGATGATGTAAATAATCAGATCTAA
- a CDS encoding acetyl-CoA C-acetyltransferase, protein MSEAYIIDAIRTPRGKGKKDGSLHQVKPISLLTGLLNELKDRHGLDTSKVDDIVLGCVTPIGDQGADIAKTAAIAAGWDNDVAGVQINRFCASGLEAVNLAAQKVRSGWEDLVVAGGVESMSRVAMGSDGGPWALDPETNMACDFIPQGIGADLIATIDGYSRADVDQFAEQSQKKAAAAQANGYFNASVIPVKDRAGVVILDKDEFIKPTTTAEGLSKLNPSFATMGQMGFDAIALQKYPEVGAVNHVHHAGNSSGIVDGAAVVLIASEQAVKEQGLKPRAKVLATALVGADPTIMLTGPAPAARKALAKAGLTIDDIDLFEVNEAFAAVVMRFINEMKVDSAKVNVNGGAIAMGHPLGATGAMILGTLLDELERQGKKRGLATLCVGGGMGIATIIELV, encoded by the coding sequence ATGAGCGAGGCATATATTATTGACGCCATTCGTACGCCACGCGGAAAAGGCAAAAAAGATGGATCTTTACATCAAGTAAAACCCATTTCATTACTGACTGGTTTACTCAATGAACTGAAAGACCGTCACGGACTGGACACCTCAAAAGTCGATGATATTGTGCTGGGTTGTGTCACCCCGATTGGTGATCAGGGGGCCGATATTGCCAAGACCGCTGCCATTGCTGCGGGTTGGGACAATGATGTCGCTGGCGTGCAAATCAACCGTTTCTGCGCTTCCGGACTCGAAGCTGTCAATCTGGCCGCACAAAAAGTCCGTTCTGGCTGGGAAGATCTGGTCGTTGCAGGCGGCGTCGAATCCATGTCCCGCGTAGCGATGGGTTCTGATGGCGGCCCTTGGGCGCTTGACCCTGAGACCAATATGGCCTGTGACTTTATTCCGCAAGGTATCGGTGCAGATTTAATTGCCACGATTGACGGTTATAGCCGTGCAGATGTAGATCAGTTTGCCGAACAATCACAAAAGAAAGCAGCGGCTGCTCAAGCCAATGGTTATTTCAACGCTTCTGTTATCCCGGTAAAAGACAGAGCCGGTGTAGTGATTCTGGACAAAGATGAATTCATCAAACCGACAACAACAGCAGAAGGCCTGAGCAAACTCAATCCAAGTTTCGCCACTATGGGGCAAATGGGCTTTGATGCAATTGCCCTGCAAAAATATCCTGAAGTCGGTGCTGTTAATCATGTGCATCATGCCGGGAATTCTTCAGGCATTGTCGATGGTGCAGCGGTGGTTTTGATCGCATCGGAACAAGCAGTAAAAGAACAAGGTCTGAAGCCACGTGCCAAAGTGCTGGCCACTGCACTGGTCGGTGCAGATCCAACCATTATGCTGACTGGCCCTGCCCCGGCTGCTCGTAAGGCCTTGGCTAAGGCGGGTTTAACCATTGATGATATTGACCTGTTTGAAGTTAATGAAGCCTTTGCTGCAGTGGTGATGCGCTTTATCAATGAGATGAAGGTTGATTCTGCTAAGGTGAATGTCAACGGCGGTGCAATTGCCATGGGACATCCACTCGGTGCGACTGGAGCCATGATTTTAGGCACTTTGCTGGATGAGCTGGAACGCCAGGGGAAAAAACGTGGATTAGCCACACTTTGCGTGGGTGGTGGTATGGGCATCGCAACCATTATTGAACTGGTATAA